TGCATAAGTGCGTTGGTTGTCCATGAGGGTGACAACTTCTTTTTGTCTAGTCAGTAATTGTGGGATATCTCCTAAATCTTTTTGAGAAAGACGATCAAACAGCACTGCGTCTGGTGTGGTTAATTTAGGAAGTTCCTGCTGGACTTCTGGTAATTTCATCACAAAGGATTGAGTCGGGTTAAAAGCAATCACTCTGACTTCATTACCAAAAAAACCTCTTCTGCGTGGAACTCGGCGTTGGGAATTATTAGGTTGAGACAACTGGCTGGGATTTACCCAATTGGCGCGACTGATATAAACTGGGGCAACAGCCTCCACACCATCTACAGATGCAGCTTGATAAAGATAAGCCTGGGGAAAACCAATCCGAAATTGTAAACTGGGACTGAATGATGAGACGAGAATTAAATCTCCCCCCAAGCTTTCATGCAGCTTAGTTGTTCCTTCAGTTAACATCGCCAACAGTCCCAGTTGAGTAAACATAAGAATATTGGCAAAGCACACACCAGTAGTTGCTACAGCCAAACGAACTTTTTGATGGGACAATTGCGCCCAAGCCAGGGGAGTCTCGAAGTAAAGGTTTTTGAGAAGGTATTTCATTGGAGATTGGGGAGTTTCTTATTGCTGGAGCCTACATGTATCTAGGAAAAATAAGCATTTGGTGTTTGATTCTTGTGGACAATTTATCCTTTAATTTCATCCATCTTTTCCTTTAGGTATTAAGGCCTTATGAAATCTTTATTTATTAAAGGTTTTGTTAACTATCTTAACTGTCTTAACTGTCCTTGCCTTCTCATTAAAATTATGAGATTTTAAAAACCACAAACATTCAAATACAATTCAAGCAATGTTATCGGAGGTATTAATGGCTGTTGATATTCAAAATTTGTTTAACGAGAAACTTCCTGCTGGTTTCGCAAAGAATCCTGGTGCCGCAAAGGAAATAAATGCAAAGTATCAGTGGCATATTACAGGAGAAGGGGGGGGTTCATGGTACGTTGATGCGTCTGACTCTGGCCCGTCGGTAACACAAGGTGATCCAGGCAAAGCTAATTGCACTGTGAAAATAAGTAGCGAAGACTTCCAGACTTTTTATCTAGATCCCAGAGCTAATTCAATGCAGTTATATTTCAGTGGCAAACTACAAATAACAGGAGATCAAATGTTAGCTATGAAAATAGGTGAACTTTTTAAACTCAGCTTCAGCTGATTTTGTACGGAATCAGTTGAAGCTATCTTCATTTGTGTACGGTGACTTTTTATTTGTTGCTGTGCCAAATGAATGTCATTGAGGGTGTAAGCGAACTGCAAACATAAACGTTTCAAACTGCTTTGCAAGGAAATTTTCAAACCACATTATCCCCCACTAGATCACATCAATCTTCACGCGCACTTGCATTCCCGTTAATGCAGCAACCTTGGGGCTATCTTCTGGATTAATGCGGATTTTGACTTCTACTACTCTGGCGTTAACATCGTTAGTGGGGTTATTTTGGTCTTGATTGAGACGGGTTTTGCCAATTTGCAAGCCAATTTGAGCAACTTTACCCTTAATTTCACCACTAAAGCCGCCATACTCGCTGTTAATAGTCACTGGCTGTCCCAGTTTTACCTTGACGATATCAGTTTCGTATACTTCAGCGATCGCATACATTTGTTTTGTTTGTCCTAGTTCGGCGATACCTTCTTGGGTGTTTACCTGTTCGCCGACGCGGGTATTAATACGTAAAATTTGCCCAGCAACAGGAACTCTAACTTGTGTATCTTCTAATTCGGCTTTGCGTTGTTCTACTTGTATTTGGGCTTGTTGTAGTTCGGCTTTGGCTATCTCAATATCCACTGGACGCACTTCTTGCAGACGTTTGAGATTAGCGTTTTCTTTATTGATTTGGGCTGCTAAGGTAGAGGTGGTGTTGTCTAATTCGGCTTGATTTTGTGCGAGGATTGCTTTTGCTCTATCAAATTGCTCTTGTGCATCATCCAGTTCGGAACGTTTGATGGCTCCCTCTGCTGCTAAAGTTAGATAACGCTGGTATTTAATTTGAG
Above is a genomic segment from Nostoc sp. MS1 containing:
- a CDS encoding SCP2 sterol-binding domain-containing protein, with protein sequence MAVDIQNLFNEKLPAGFAKNPGAAKEINAKYQWHITGEGGGSWYVDASDSGPSVTQGDPGKANCTVKISSEDFQTFYLDPRANSMQLYFSGKLQITGDQMLAMKIGELFKLSFS
- a CDS encoding HlyD family efflux transporter periplasmic adaptor subunit, with amino-acid sequence MSTILRQCITSTAILSLITCTACSAMQAQDNSSDSPTPVETVTSSQVVALGRLIPEGDVIKISVINAQDSRVNQILVKEGDLVRENQVIAILQGQNRVEQQLKEAEANVAIKRSQLRKIQQGDFKQGEIVAQKAAIAELTARLRTETKQRQATIAQAQATIRNAQIKYQRYLTLAAEGAIKRSELDDAQEQFDRAKAILAQNQAELDNTTSTLAAQINKENANLKRLQEVRPVDIEIAKAELQQAQIQVEQRKAELEDTQVRVPVAGQILRINTRVGEQVNTQEGIAELGQTKQMYAIAEVYETDIVKVKLGQPVTINSEYGGFSGEIKGKVAQIGLQIGKTRLNQDQNNPTNDVNARVVEVKIRINPEDSPKVAALTGMQVRVKIDVI